GTCCCACATCGGGTATTGAGATTGGGTCCTGGTTCAAATGTCGAATCTAGATTTGAATGTCGGGTCCTGAGTGAAGGAGTCAGAAGTCATGTCTCAGGTTGGGTGTCGAAGTTGGATCCCAATCGATCGTAGAGGTTGTATCTAGATTTGAATTTCGAGATCAAaattttttatagaaaatattttcctacatCTAATTTTACTCCTTGATTATTGATATGGTGGTGAATTATAATATTTCTATTGAAGTGCATTTTTTATCGTAAAAAACTTACGTTATTTTTTAAGATTTTGtactaataatataatatacacaTAGTAATTTATTCTTGTATGTAGTGTACACAGGCAAAACATGTACActaaactaattttaaaaaatatttaagataacTTGTATTggataattaaaattttttatcaACCCCTTTGGTGTTCTTATAAATTCGTAGCGAGAAATGTCAATACACTTTACACATGTATTTAACCTGATTTTAAATTTACATGTGGATTAAACTCTACCAAGAAAAGAAATCAATGAGATACaaagtatatttaaaataataataaaagttatTAAATTTGGCTAAATCGTAACAACGTTCCCAGTTCCCCCTTCCCCTGAGAGAAAATCACAAATCTATTTCTCAACAGTTTCATCCCAATGGATGAACTGTGTGTAGTTCATTAATTAACGTGGTGCTTTTCTTTTCCGGCTTCCTATTCAGTATTCGAAATCAGTGAAGTTCCGATAAAATTCAGATCGCGCAATGCAGGATTCATTTGAGAGGCGGAGGACATTTCTAACAGGatttttttcatcctcaaaatgCAACTTTGAGAACTCTAATTAAAGATGAAGCAGTTACACCACCATAGCACAACTCAAGTTGGTAATTAATGTGGTACTCTATGTTACTGAAGCTTTTGCTCGCGCACACTTTATTATGTTGGAGTCAGCAGTTCTTGTCATGGTGTTATTGCAAGACACAACAGCCTACATCATGCAGAGTAGATATCCACTAGGAAAGTTATTGCTTTTGGGTTGCGGTTGTGGATAACATGTACTTTCACcgtcataatttatttattctattttgatttgatttaaattttttttaaattttatgatcttaaattaaaagTATGCTAAATATaatattctttaattttgtgatattaaatatatcattttaaaaaattaaaatcaaaagattactattataatttcaaaaaaggtacatattatattatgatttaaCCCTAAAGAGATCTGATAACATAATCCTTCAAGTTAAATATATAGGGCCTTCATTTACATTTTAAAGAGTAAGAGATCCATTTTATAAGCCATGTAAATTAATCATTGCTATATTTCAACTGAATAACTTCAATAATAACTACTATATTAATTACAGTACTTTTGGACATGCTGCAATTGAAAAATTCATTCATATATGTTCAAAAATCAGAGATTATCAAAAAATGACAATGAAGTCCTCTTTTCTGTAAGTTGCAATAAAAAACACTTAGCACAAATCATTTAAcatagagaaaataatttagtcGATACACTGCCTAATAATCATACGATAAATATTAATTCCTTATCCAATCAATCGATATTTTATTAAATGACTAGCGAATTAGTATAATTAGAAGTCAATGGCCTTATATGCTATATCATTAAGTATAATTATCCATCtgatcggggcccaacaagcgACCGTAGAAAAAAATGTGTGTGTCTATTATTCAATAGTTCACGTGGAGTTTggtttttaaatcaaaattgagGGGGATTTTCACCCTAGTAGTCctaaaacaaatacatatattgattcacatatcatataatcacTCTCTCAAcgtttacttattcatatttaatttgatacatCTTCTAaaaagtaagaaataaaataataatgttaTCATATTActcataattattattatatatttaaaaaagaaatgaaaataataagatataaaatggaaaatggtagtattttttattttttttcaaaattcaaattgagGAAGTAAAATCGTACAGCAACAAGTAAACGTGATGGAGAAATtaccaacttttattttattttagtactACTCCATTACATATGTAATGATTAAAAATCCGGAACttataaatagaaaaaactTAAAAAGGGAAATCAGAAGTGAAAGGGCAAATTGGGCGAAAATGGTGGCATTATCTTTGTACAAGGGAAATCTCCACAGAGTACCCGATACTCCACGTCGATGGCTAATGCCAACCCCAAAAATCTCCCCCAAAGACTTCCGATCACTTCTCCGTCGCCGGTCCCGAGCCCTCTCTCGCCTCCCCACTCCTACTACCACCGTCACCGCTCCTACCACCGCCACCGCTTCAAACCCTAACCCTAACATTAAAACTGATTCCAAATCCAAATCTGAGGATGAGGTTCCTGTTTCGGTCCCAGTAAAGACCGAGAAGGAAGAGGATGTTCGAGTAGAGAATGTGAAATTGCCGGAgaaattggttgattcatcTGCTGTCGTGGTTGAACCTAAGGTTGAGGTTTTGGAAAACGATCAGAAATTGGAGGTTCCGGTGAATCCCTCCGGTTTGGAGGTATGGAATTgcaattattgatttatttagcTTGCAATGGTGTCATCCATGTATTTTGCTGGCTTTTAGTTAAAATTCGCTTATGCatctttctgtttttttttggtaaagaaGGGATCCCAGCCAATTCAGGGTAATTAAAGGGGGCGTGTACCTTATGAAGCTTGTTACCCTTTTTGCAATGAGGCTGCTTCACGTCTGGACTCTCTAACCATGACCTACAGCTTTTCCTCATTTTTGTTTATTATGCTTAGGGAGTTTTTAATATATGCCATAAAGAAAGGATGTATCAGATGATTTGTAAGAGCTAATACTGTTTGTTTATGTGGAAGATCGTAATACTATGTGTAGCTGGTTTAAGACTAGCATGGTTTTAACAGAAGCTTCATGTACTTATTAGAGATGAGGTGATATATTTGCTTGTGGATTGGGATACTTGCATTAGATTTGTTCGGGAAAATACTCCTTTCAGAAATTGATGTTTAATGGAGAGATGGTGAATGCCACATGCTACATCGGATTTATGGAGATGGGAAGAGGAGTCGACCTTTCCATATAGGGTGCCCATTAAGGCGTGTTTATTTGCTTGATTAGGATCGAGGGAAGTGATACTGATGGATGAGAACTTGAGGTAGAAGAGGAGCACCCATGTTGGTGCTACATCTATAGATGTTTGGGTGAATACGTAGACCTATCCCCTGTTACATTTTCAGGTGATTGTGCACTCATTTGTTGGCACTTCTGAATTGTTTTATGGATACAATGAGTATTcaacagagtttcctctgtaccGGGAGCAATCCATAATTCCAAAATTGTCACCTACTCATTCAACAAGAACCCAACATACTAAATCTAatagaatatcaaaatatgaaGTTGCTAGCTTTCACAAAACTTTAGACATTCCAAGTCTTCTTTACTGACCAAGCCAAAACCAAATTTACAAGACCGATACAAGGAGCAAAACTCTAGGATTTAAGCAAAATAATACACTACATTAGTTAAATAGAATGATGTCCCCTGCACAGCAAGTGTGGAGCTTGCTGGATCTGTCGTTAGCTCTGCCTGAGTCTTAAGTGTCACCCTCAACTAAATTATCTGTGGgggaaaaagaaaggaagagtgAGGTTCACTCGCACCGATAAGTGTGTAATAACATCAACCATAACATTTTATTTCGAACAAGCATACATAAGGAATCAAGCAATTTATAAGATCATCAATTATGTCTTGCTTAAATCAATATAGCAATTCATATATGAAAACAACGATCAAGATGGATGAAAATATACATTTTTAAATCCATTTATCTTTTTCTACTTCATATCCTTATATAGTGGGAGATACGTAAATCAGAATCGATATACTTTCTGACACCACGGGTTTATCATGGACTTCTGACTACCCCGTCAGCTAGGTTCCTTTCTAGAGGGCCCAAGTGTGATATGCATATTACTAGTTCTTTCCTGCTAGCGAAGGAAATATTATACAAGGTGCAACCAGATCTAACGATCTCAAAGTTAGATAACAGTGATCTAGCAAAGTTTACTCCTGAAGTATCTTccttacaacaacatacctagtataATCCCACATAGTTGGGATTTAGGAAATGTAGAATGCACGCAGAcccttacccctacctcagaGGTATTGATTCATAGTCTTTTTGTGTCAATAATTAATTCCAATAGTATATATAGCAACTCATAAATAACATAGGTTCAAGAATAATCAATATGTGAAAGTAATTGGAAAGATGTTTTAGTACATATCCAATTATGGATCATACTATCACTTGTCCGCGTGCTAGTAATCAATTTGTTAATCAACTATGAAAGAATTATTACTCATAAAACTATTTCTGTAAAGCCCCAAGTTGCTTCCAATAATTGTGTCGTCAAAGTATCAATTATTTAACAATAGGGTGTAACATTTGAGGATTAATCATTCCTAGAACTCATGAAATTAAATATTTCTAACTGTTAAGATATGACGACTGGACCTGGCTCAACCCCAAATGCTAGCTCATAAGGGAAGAATTGTCCAAGTCCATATAAGCTAACCACCCGTCCATTCCCCAACCACATTTTAACACCCTCTTCACACCCAGGCCCATCTAGAGCGTGGACCGTGAGCCCAAACGGGGATGGATctgactctgataccatgtaaagatACGATACTTGGAcctaactcaacctcaaaagctagctcatgaggggaggattgcccaagtccatataagTGGACCACAGGTCCATTCCCCAACCAATGTGGGACTTTTACCCACTCTAACACTAACAATAAGATTTAAATTTCCCAATTCGACTCTAACGTTAAGTCAAGGTGGGTTTATTAGTTTGGTTGTATCCTCCATTCTAAAAAAAACGTTATCAAGAATCCTAAATAGCAAATAAGAAACCGCTAGTTCAATAAATAATGGCAAAACTAGTGTTTATATCAATTTATTCCTAGCCAACTTCAAATAAAGTGTTGTCTTTGCACGGTTTtgggaaaaatatattttcgaTCATCAAGTTTGAAACCTAAATCAACTTCTGCCCCAAAGTGAAAGCTTCTTTAAATTCCAGATTATTGCCTCCTCAAATCTCCATTTATGAACGAGGTATTTCTACTTTTGACATACTGTTGAATCTAATGCTGAACACCTTGAACACCTCATTAATTTATGATCACTTCACTCCTATTTCCTACTCTTTTATACCCTAATGAAGAATTGAGTTAGTTGAATAGGTTTTAAAGACTCACCTGAATTGTGATTACAGAGAAAAAATTGCTATTTTTCCTCTACTTGTGCTTAGGGTTCCAAAGGTAGTAACTTCTATTTATGGTCTtgaagtttttatttttctgttttctTGCTTCCTTTCCTTTTTCCCTCTTCCCTGTAGTTCTTGTTTTCCCCCTTGCGAAATGCTGCTGGAAAGCTTCCTCTTAAAACCGGCACTGTTGGCTTTTATCTATGTTGCCTACtgcccttcttcttcttcctttgtTTTTTCCCTCCTTTTTTCAAGAGTTGATGGGTCAAGGGATAATGGGCTTGCTATTTTAATTACTTGCTTATTTTTAATTGGCGAAGTCCAATGAATGGTTATTTGGTCTCTTTTTATGGTCTTATCCATTCTTCCCTTTATCTATGTTGCCTACtgcccttcttcttcttcctttgtTTTTTCCCTCCTTTTTTCAAGAGCTGATGGGTCAAGGGATAATGGGCTAGCTATTTTAATTACTTGCTTATTTTTAATTGGCGAAGTCCAATTCTTTAAGTCATTACACACATCATGAATGGTTATTTGGTCTCTTTTTATGGTCTTATCCATTCTTCCCTTcgtgagctagcttttggggttgagttaggccgGCGGTCCAGTTGtttatcatggtatcagagtcagACCCATCCCAATTCATGTTTACCTGATGTTGGACCTCCCATCTTATATTATCTACTCTCCAAATGTTCAACCTTGAGTGCgttggaggggggggggggagtccCACATTGTGAGGTTAAGGTTTACAAAGTCTTTATATGATTTGGGCAATTCTTCCCTCATGAGCTAacttttgagtttgagttaggCCCAAGGTTAATTTATCTCTCGGAAGGTGAATGGGAAGACGGGGGGCGTGGGATGTTGCTCCATTAGCCTTTATGTGGGTTATATTGATAGGAGAACATTAGTAGGGGTTGAGAATGGTTttgtaaaattgaaaaaaatagcCTGTGTCTAATATCTCTTTGGTGTAGCTATGAGGTCCCTATTTGTGTATAAGATTGGATATCTTTTGTAGAGAACCATACTTTTGTTTATGTTTCTGTACTTTTTGATATATGACTTGTATACGGGGTTTCCCATCATTGTTAgtattatttacttaattaatgaaaaaggagaATTGGTGAATGAAATCGCCTTATTGAATATAGGCAGCTGTTTGAATAGTGCTAATTATGTCATACACATTTTGAATGAACAACATCATGAGCTGCAAAGGCACAATAGTCGATAGCTATGCTAATGACTTCCTTTTCGTCTGCATTCTTGTTTGCTGTCCATTGGTACCTTTGTTCTTCTCTGACCTCTTATTTGTGCATTCATTCATCTGTGTTTTACATGTTATTTGGCAGTTGATCCTCTTCTAAAATTTACCAAAAAGTTAATTAGCCTAGATCTCTTGACACGGCTAGATGTAGATTATAGtgaacttttcatttttatgtCTGAATACGTCCCAACTTGCAATGTTCTTAGCAGAGAGGGGTAGGATGGGATGGAAGGTGTCTTATATGCAAAATATATGATTATAGATTATGTTTGAGATCAGGGTCAACTATACATTTGGTGCATAATTTAGAACAAGGACCAACTCATAattgttttcttcttatttccatttgttggctttttaattatttttttaaatcactCTCCTTGGCAGACGAGCAACAAAGAGGATGCACCTGATAAACAGAAAAAAAAGGAGATTGAGGATAAATTACAGGTTCTGAACATGAAAAAGCATGGTTTGGTACAATTACTAAAACAGGTGATCTTAGTGTAAAACAATCTGAGGAGGAATTGAAACTTATACGTGATgcctcaatttttatttattctgaaCAATCTGAGCATGATCATTTTTTGTTTACAAGTATTGGCTTTTGGCAGATTTTGAATGCAGAAGAGGAGCTAAAGAAACGGAGCATGCAAGGTATGGCAGTTCGGCCATCACTCCCACTTCAAGTGGATACTACAAATGACACTGGATCTATGACTAAACTAAACACACCTAGAATGGGCTCGGATGGAAACCCCATTGGTGAGGTGGATGGAGATGGAGGTGATGATGCATCCAACCAGAACACACTTTCTCGGAATTTGCTTCGTATGAGCAGTTCATCGCCATCTTCAGATTCTCAACTGAGGAAGACCCCCTATAATGTGGTAACTGCCCTATCTATGCCTGAACTGTTACCTTTGGCCTTTCATTTGTGGCGCTAACACCAGGAGTGGAAAAAGAGAGTTTTAATTTTGTTTCCAATATAAATAGTTCTAGCAAAGTTTCAAAAAGTTGTAAGTAAAGCGATAGCATGAAAACAACAACATTCAATATGTGCAAGACTGCAAGTTAGTTCATCATGTTATTGCTGGTTCACTCCCTTGAACCAAAGCCGTCTACTTAGCTTCTTCCTTAATG
This Solanum dulcamara chromosome 8, daSolDulc1.2, whole genome shotgun sequence DNA region includes the following protein-coding sequences:
- the LOC129898978 gene encoding uncharacterized protein LOC129898978, with the protein product MVALSLYKGNLHRVPDTPRRWLMPTPKISPKDFRSLLRRRSRALSRLPTPTTTVTAPTTATASNPNPNIKTDSKSKSEDEVPVSVPVKTEKEEDVRVENVKLPEKLVDSSAVVVEPKVEVLENDQKLEVPVNPSGLETSNKEDAPDKQKKKEIEDKLQVLNMKKHGLVQLLKQILNAEEELKKRSMQGMAVRPSLPLQVDTTNDTGSMTKLNTPRMGSDGNPIGEVDGDGGDDASNQNTLSRNLLRMSSSSPSSDSQLRKTPYNVVPLSSRSVGVTVSPSRFAPPGQQGQPSNLPLMSLSGTNFVASSPSPVASGGTSAFRDRFSSP